ACCGGCACCGTGACCGATCCGGCCGCGACCGTGGTCGTGACCGTGGGCGGCACCGACTACCCGGCCACCAACCACGGCGACGGCACCTGGACGCTGCCTGACAACACCCTGCCGGTGCTGCCGGAAGGCGACACGACCGTCACGGTCACCGCCACCGACCCGGCCGGCAACACCAGCACGGCCACCGGCACCGTCGTGGTCGACACGACGGCCCCGAGCACCGGCGACGGCAAAAACAGCATCAGCTTCAACGACGGCGGCGACGAGCTGCTGAGCGGCACCGAAGCGGCCAACGTGACCCTGAGCGGCCAGGTGGAAGCCGGCGCCACCGTGACCGGCCTCAGCATCACCGACGGCAGCACGACCCTGACCGTGGCGGCGGCTGACATCAGCGTCAGCGGCGGCGTGGTCAGCGTGGCCGGCCAGGACCTGAGCGGGTTCAACGACGGCACCCTGACCGTGACCATGAGCGTCACCGATGCGGCCGGCAACAGCGGCGCCATCACCGACACCACCGTGCTGGACAGCACGGCGTCCGGCGTCACGCTCGATCCGTTGACCACCAACGACACCACGCCGGAACTGACCGGCACCGTGACCGATCCGGCCGCGACCGTGGTCGTGACCGTGGGCGGCACCGACTACCCGGCCACCAACCACGGCGACGGCACCTGGACGCTGCCTGACAACACCCTGCCGGTGCTGCCGGAAGGCGACACGACCGTCACGGTCACCGCCACCGACCCGGCCGGCAACACCAGCACGGCCACCGGCACCGTCGTGGTCGACACGACGGCCCCGAGCACCGGCGACGGCAAAAACAGCATCAGCTTCAACGACGGCGGCGACGAGCTGCTGAGCGGCGCCGAAGCGGCCAACGTGACCCTGAGCGGCCAGGTGGAAGCCGGCGCCACCGTGACCGGCCTCAGCATCACCGACGGCAGCACGACCCTGACCGTGGCGGCGGCTGACATCAGCGTCAGCGGCGGCGTGGTCAGCGTGGCCGGCCAGGACCTGAGCGGGTTCAACGACGGCACCCTGACCGTGACCATGAGCGTCACCGATGCGGCCGGCAACAGCGGCGCCATCACCGACACCACCGTGCTGGACAGCACGGCGTCCGGCGTCACGCTCGATCCGTTGACCACCAACGACACCACGCCGGAACTGACCGGCACCGTGACCGATCCGGCCGCGACCGTGGTCGTGACCGTGGGCGGCACCGACTACCCGGCCACCAACCACGGCGACGGCACCTGGACGCTGCCTGACAACACCCTGCCGGCGCTGCCGGAAGGCGACACGGCCGTTACGGTCACCGCCACCGACCCGGCCGGCAACACCAGCACGGCTACCGGCACCGTCGTGGTCGACACGACGGCCCCGAGCACCGGCGACGGCAAAAACAGCATCAGCTTCAACGACGGCGGCGACGAGCTGCTGAGCGGCGCCGAAGCGGCCAACGTGACCCTGAGCGGCCAGGTGGAAGCCGGCGCCACCGTGACCGGCCTCAGCATCACCGACGGCAGCACGACCCTGACCGTGGCGGCGGCTGACATCAGCGTCAGCGGCGGCGTGGTCAGCGTGGCCGGCCAGGACCTGAGCGGGTTCAACGACGGCACCCTGACCGTGACCATGAGCGTCACCGATGCGGCCGGCAACAGCGGCGCCATCACCGACACCACCGTGCTGGACAGCACGGCGTCCGGCGTCACGCTCGATCCGTTGACCACCAACGACACCACGCCGGAACTGACCGGCACCGTGACCGATCCGGCCGCGACCGTGGTCGTGACCGTGGGCGGCACCGACTACCCGGCCACCAACCACGGCGACGGCACCTGGACGCTGCCTGACAACACCCTGCCGGTGCTGCCGGAAGGCGACACGACCGTCACGGTCACCGCCACCGACCCGGCCGGCAACACCAGCACGGCCACCGGCACCGTCGTGGTCGACACGACGGCCCCGAGCACCGGCGACGGCAAAAACAGCATCAGCTTCAACGACGGCGGCGACGAGCTGCTGAGCGGCACCGAAGCGGCCAACGTGACCCTGAGCGGCCAGGTGGAAGCCGGCGCCACCGTGACCGGCCTCAGCATCACCGACGGCAGCACGACCCTGACCGTGGCGGCGGCTGACATCAGCGTCAGCGGCGGCGTGGTCAGCGTGGCCGGCCAGGACCTGAGCGGGTTCAACGACGGCACCCTGACCGTGACCATGAGCGTCACCGATGCGGCCGGCAACAGCGGCGCCATCACCGACACCACCGTGCTGGACAGCACGGCGTCCGGCGTCACGCTCGATCCGTTGACCACCAACGACACCACGCCGGAACTGACCGGCACCGTGACCGATCCGGCCGCGACCGTGGTCGTGACCGTGGGCGGCACCGACTACCCGGCCACCAACCACGGCGACGGCACCTGGACGCTGCCTGACAACACCCTGCCGGCGCTGCCGGAAGGCAACACGGCCGTCACGGTCACCGCCACCGACCCGGCCGGCAACACCAGCACGGCCACCGGCACCGTCGTGGTCGACACGACGGCCCCGAGCACCGGCGACGGCAAAAACAGCATCAGCTTCAACGACGGCGGCGACGAGCTGCTGAGCGGCACCGAAGCGGCCAACGTGACCCTGAGCGGCCAGGTGGAAGCCGGCGCCACCGTGACCGGCCTCAGCATCACCGACGGCAGCACGACCCTGACCGTGGCGGCGGCTGACATCAGCGTCAGCGGCGGCGTGGTCAGCGTGGCCGGCCAGGACCTGAGCGGGTTCAACGACGGCACCCTGACCGTGACCATGAGCGTCACCGATGCGGCCGGCAACAGCGGCGCCATCACCGACACCACCGTGCTGGACAGCACGGCGTCCGGCGTCACGCTCGATCCGTTGACCACCAACGACACCACGCCGGAACTGACCGGCACCGTGACCGATCCGGCCGCGACCGTGGTCGTGACCGTGGGCGGCACCGACTACCCGGCCACCAACCACGGCGACGGCACCTGGACGCTGCCTGACAACACCCTGCCGGTGCTGCCGGAAGGCAACACGGCCGTCACGGTCACGGCCACCGACCCGGCCGGCAACACCAGCACGGCCACCGGCACCGTCGTGGTCGACACGACCGCGCCAACAGCTACGGTGGCTATCACTGCGATTGCTGATGATACGGGTGTTGTCGGTGATTTCATCACTAGCGATACTAGCCTGACTATCAGCGGCACAGTGACCGGTACCTTGGCGGCTGACGAAAAAGTGCAGATTAGCACTGACGGCGCTACCTGGACTGATCTCGTTGTCACGGCCGGTGCTTGGAGCTACATTGATGGCCGTACGCTGGTCGATGGCAACTACACCTATAACGTACGCGTGATTGATGCAGTCGGTAACATAGGCTCGACCGCCAGCCAGCTGGTGGCTATAGATACCACCAGTCCAGGCGGAGCGGGCGGCACTGATGCGCCTAAGCTGACCATTGCCGAAGCGGCTGGCGGTGTCGACGCTACTGAGCTGAGCGATGGCATCCAGGCTGTGGTCGGTCTGACGTCCGGCACCCAAGTGGGCGACACGATTACGATCACGACCACGGGCGCGGGCGGCAGTGTTACCACGCATACCGTCACGGCCGTGGACGTGGAGGCCGGCAGTGTTTCACTGACGCTAGACAATAGCGCTGCTTTTGCTGACGGCAGCTACAGCGCCACGGCAGTAATCAGCGATACGGCCGGCAACAGCTCCGCACCGTCGAATACGGTTAACTTTATCGTGGACGCGGTAAATGATGCACCTGAGGTTTTTGTAGATTACTCGACCTTGCTTGGCTTGGTGGGTCTGCAAGCGCTTAACGTGATCGATCTGAGTAAGCAGGATCTGAGGGCAATAGATCGTAACGGCAATCTGCAAAGCGTCGTGGTTGAGTTTGGCGCGGTAGCGACTGTAGGCGCAATAACGCTCACTGCCTCAACAGCGCTTGCTGACGAGCTTGGCCTGCAGTTCAGTATTTCAAATTCTTCTGTAGGATCACTATTATCGTTGGGGCCGCACTCGACAGTGACAATCACGGCTATTGATGGCGGCACTATCGACAACCTGACGATCAACGAGTTTCTGGCGAGCGTTCGCTTTGATACGGGGGGGAGTCTGCTCGGCGACCTGCTTAGTGCGTCTTTGTTTCCTGATCTTGCCATTGCTGCGACTGATAGTTATGGCGTCTCTTCTGGCACCAAAACGATGGGAACTCTGCTCGATGCCAGCCTTCTCCATAGTCTGGCCGGTGACTCGGGTATTATAGAGGGCAACCCAGGTCACAACCTGCTCACGGGCACAGCAGGCAGTGACCGTCTGTACGGTTATGCCGGTAACGATACCCTGTCCGGCGGCGACGGCGACGACCTGCTTCGCGGCGGCAAAGGTAATGACATTCTGAATGGCGATGGCGGCAACGACATCCTGATCGATGGTCCCGGACTTGATACTCTCAACGGCGGTGCTGGCGATGACTTCATAGTTATCTCCGATAACCTCTTCGCCTCTATCGATGGCGGCGATGGTTTCGATATCCTGCAGATGGATGGCGGCTTCACGCTCGACATGAGCGGCGCTACCAACGTCAGCAATATCGAGCTGATCGATATGGGCATGGGCGATGCCGGCAGCACGCTGACCTTGACTGAAGCCGCAGTGACGAACCTGACTGATGCGGACAACCAGTTGTACATCACAGGCGAAAGCAACGATACACTGAACGTTGCCGGAGCTGTTGATACAGGG
This is a stretch of genomic DNA from Methylobacter sp. YRD-M1. It encodes these proteins:
- a CDS encoding beta strand repeat-containing protein gives rise to the protein MVDTTAPSTGDGKNSISFNDGGDELLSGAEAANVTLSGQVEAGATVTGLSITDGSTTLTVAAADISVSGGVVSVAGQDLSGFNDGTLTVTMSVTDAAGNSGAITDTTVLDSTASGVTLDPLTTNDTTPELTGTVTDPAATVVVTVGGTDYPATNHGDGTWTLPDNTLPALPEGDTAVTVTATDPAGNTSTATGTVVVDTTAPSTGDGKNSISFNDGGDELLSGAEAANVTLSGQVEAGATVTGLSITDGSTTLTVAAADISVSGGVVSVAGQDLSGFNDGTLTVTMSVTDAAGNSGAITDTTVLDSTASGVTLDPLTTNDTTPELTGTVTDPAATVVVTVGGTDYPATNHGDGTWTLPDNTLPVLPEGDTTVTVTATDPAGNTSTATGTVVVDTTAPSTGDGKNSISFNDGGDELLSGTEAANVTLSGQVEAGATVTGLSITDGSTTLTVAAADISVSGGVVSVAGQDLSGFNDGTLTVTMSVTDAAGNSGAITDTTVLDSTASGVTLDPLTTNDTTPELTGTVTDPAATVVVTVGGTDYPATNHGDGTWTLPDNTLPALPEGNTAVTVTATDPAGNTSTATGTVVVDTTAPSTGDGKNSISFNDGGDELLSGTEAANVTLSGQVEAGATVTGLSITDGSTTLTVAAADISVSGGVVSVAGQDLSGFNDGTLTVTMSVTDAAGNSGAITDTTVLDSTASGVTLDPLTTNDTTPELTGTVTDPAATVVVTVGGTDYPATNHGDGTWTLPDNTLPVLPEGNTAVTVTATDPAGNTSTATGTVVVDTTAPTATVAITAIADDTGVVGDFITSDTSLTISGTVTGTLAADEKVQISTDGATWTDLVVTAGAWSYIDGRTLVDGNYTYNVRVIDAVGNIGSTASQLVAIDTTSPGGAGGTDAPKLTIAEAAGGVDATELSDGIQAVVGLTSGTQVGDTITITTTGAGGSVTTHTVTAVDVEAGSVSLTLDNSAAFADGSYSATAVISDTAGNSSAPSNTVNFIVDAVNDAPEVFVDYSTLLGLVGLQALNVIDLSKQDLRAIDRNGNLQSVVVEFGAVATVGAITLTASTALADELGLQFSISNSSVGSLLSLGPHSTVTITAIDGGTIDNLTINEFLASVRFDTGGSLLGDLLSASLFPDLAIAATDSYGVSSGTKTMGTLLDASLLHSLAGDSGIIEGNPGHNLLTGTAGSDRLYGYAGNDTLSGGDGDDLLRGGKGNDILNGDGGNDILIDGPGLDTLNGGAGDDFIVISDNLFASIDGGDGFDILQMDGGFTLDMSGATNVSNIELIDMGMGDAGSTLTLTEAAVTNLTDADNQLYITGESNDTLNVAGAVDTGAQATLDSVVFDVYSFGVNQLLVDQDVQVIA